A genome region from Flavobacterium sp. CFS9 includes the following:
- a CDS encoding RagB/SusD family nutrient uptake outer membrane protein, protein MKNLGLLLWSLVLLIGMSACENELDLVPQGAPSSGNFWKTPADAKAGVNAIYALYSDDNMYGRGFFWLNNASDDIGTKPRQNAERIKNFIVDGAESDTKDIWRLHYEVMKRCNDVIRNIPKISLDDKTKNMMLGEAYFNHAVMHLELAYHYGDDRAGIPIQDRENPTNVYVPRAKNVAENYAYIAADLIKAAELLPYFSELSSDNYGRAHKTAAWGYLVRTYLYAKDWDNAIKYANMIVNSGKHKLLDNFEDVFKIKNNWSSEYIWSVTSSAENTSLGSIFPGVCLEDKGWGVYNGWGNFYPTKELFDAYDPADKRRSATILQKGDKFMYFGELATFNEGKYIVSSSNRTGYQFKKYMEPFGYPKTTSGGIDIRYVNANGDKPSTALNLPLLRYADVILMLAEAKLMKGLSADTEINMIRNRAGLPSIGGATLADLKRERRCELAGEWTDRHFDLVRWGDAQATYAQPLHHYNGTVIYPARNFNPAIHHVWPIPPDEIAVSKGALFQNKGW, encoded by the coding sequence ATGAAAAATTTAGGTCTTTTATTATGGAGTCTGGTGCTTTTAATAGGCATGTCGGCTTGCGAAAATGAACTTGATTTAGTACCTCAGGGAGCCCCTTCAAGTGGTAATTTCTGGAAAACACCTGCCGACGCCAAAGCGGGAGTAAATGCAATTTATGCACTCTATTCGGATGATAATATGTACGGTCGTGGATTTTTTTGGCTGAACAATGCAAGTGATGACATTGGAACGAAGCCAAGACAAAATGCAGAACGAATCAAGAATTTTATTGTAGACGGGGCAGAATCAGACACTAAAGATATTTGGAGACTTCATTATGAAGTGATGAAACGCTGTAATGATGTGATTCGCAATATTCCGAAAATCAGTTTAGACGATAAAACCAAAAACATGATGTTGGGAGAAGCTTACTTTAATCATGCCGTGATGCATTTGGAACTAGCGTATCACTATGGAGATGATCGTGCCGGGATCCCGATTCAGGACAGAGAAAATCCAACAAATGTATATGTGCCGCGTGCTAAGAACGTAGCCGAAAACTATGCTTATATCGCTGCCGATCTAATTAAGGCTGCCGAGTTATTGCCTTATTTCAGTGAACTTAGTTCAGACAATTACGGACGTGCCCACAAAACAGCGGCATGGGGATATCTGGTGCGTACCTATTTGTATGCAAAAGACTGGGACAATGCGATTAAGTATGCCAATATGATTGTCAACAGCGGAAAACACAAATTGCTGGATAATTTCGAAGATGTTTTTAAAATTAAAAACAACTGGTCGTCAGAGTACATTTGGTCAGTAACTTCAAGCGCCGAAAACACCAGCTTAGGATCTATTTTTCCGGGAGTATGTCTGGAAGATAAAGGCTGGGGAGTTTACAATGGATGGGGGAATTTTTATCCTACCAAAGAATTATTTGATGCTTATGACCCTGCGGATAAAAGACGAAGTGCTACAATTCTTCAAAAAGGAGACAAGTTTATGTACTTTGGCGAATTAGCCACTTTCAATGAAGGAAAATATATTGTCAGTTCAAGTAACAGAACCGGTTATCAATTTAAAAAATACATGGAGCCATTCGGTTATCCAAAAACAACTTCGGGCGGAATTGATATTCGTTATGTAAATGCAAACGGAGACAAACCTTCTACCGCTTTAAACTTGCCTCTTTTACGTTATGCCGATGTGATCCTGATGTTGGCTGAGGCAAAATTAATGAAAGGATTGAGTGCCGACACCGAGATAAACATGATTCGCAATCGTGCTGGTTTACCAAGTATTGGAGGAGCCACACTAGCCGATTTAAAAAGAGAAAGACGTTGTGAGCTGGCAGGAGAATGGACAGACCGTCATTTCGATTTAGTACGCTGGGGCGATGCTCAGGCGACTTATGCACAACCTTTACACCATTATAACGGAACAGTGATTTATCCTGCCCGTAATTTCAATCCTGCTATTCATCACGTGTGGCCAATACCGCCGGATGAGATTGCAGTGAGCAAAGGTGCCCTTTTTCAGAATAAGGGCTGGTAA
- a CDS encoding SusC/RagA family TonB-linked outer membrane protein — protein sequence MNKKQMRYVVKAQSIKKSVLTKGLLFVALFFIGLTVKAAPFDIGKRVTLKVENESIKSVFQKIEKQIDVHFMYETNQVNTNQKISLKLNNVPLEQALDKICSNLLLRYEIVSNNIVIKKNIKVSDIGQGKISISGTVFGGDDGMPLPGVGIKDKDSDAAATTDFDGTFKIEINSSAAVLVFSYVGYVTQEIKVTQADKNIKVKLAADMKQLQEVVVMGYGSVKKNEVLGSVGTVSMKETSSRTYNSAAELLQGTVAGVTVINNGGDPTAEPTINIRGIGSLNAETPLIVLDGIIYSGSLNTLNPNDIASISVLKDAASAAIYGARASGGVILITSKKGVSERININVNYQGGFQNVAKKLDVLNAAEYADAMNTARDNAGMPRIPAFDPAFEPTARTTKTNWMDEIFRTGEIQDLSISVNGKTEKSNFFISGSYRKNEGILLNTYGTRYTARANSSFKLAPNFTVGENLSYSLTDGQAANTTSGYTGAILAAIFYPPNATIYREDGSGKFGGVPEKYIGSYGDVINPVAYLKRLDNRNPISTVLINPYAEWEIVSGLKFKSNWGYTRIQNNATDFAVKITEPGKIFDFNRLTKSSSTTTDLLSEQTLSYEKSLGKHNFKALAGYTYQQTKRDFYTVQGTGFDNEDPSQRYLLNAKLVQQVEAGMSEEIISSYVGRLNYDFNQKYLISGIIRRDGTSKLTSDNRWKVYPSVSAGWLISEEGFMKSIDPLVSNLKLRASWGQIGNLGNLGPYQFSVPLTQTQALIGNSPVISYGYSESELSNPNLRWESSEQSNVGLDFSMFNNALSGSVDAYIKTNKDMLVRDQLPGVSGTPLGRIVNSGNVENRGIEASLTYQKTRGEFKFDVTANAAFLSNKIVSIKDDLTSLEPLNLSRVRSLPLANIYQVGSPVGAFYGYSTDGLFQSNAEAKAYVNDKGVVYQPNAVAGDIKFKDVNGDGVINNSDRVVLGSPFPKTTFSLNTNFRYKGFDMNIFLSGTTGNKVFNAVKYTGLNASFPGYNLLADSKNAWSPTNTNTNIPVLSSTDNNNNFGRISDFYIEDASFLRLRNVSIGYTVKEQWLHGKAKLRFFISGQNLFTITNYSGMDPEVGLKNFGLDLGKYPLSRIYMTGVNATF from the coding sequence ATGAATAAAAAGCAAATGCGGTATGTCGTAAAGGCGCAGAGCATTAAAAAATCGGTACTAACGAAGGGACTGCTTTTCGTGGCTCTATTTTTTATCGGATTAACCGTAAAAGCGGCCCCTTTTGATATCGGTAAAAGAGTAACCTTAAAAGTAGAAAACGAAAGCATAAAGAGTGTTTTTCAAAAAATTGAAAAACAAATCGACGTGCATTTTATGTACGAAACCAATCAGGTCAATACCAACCAAAAGATTAGCTTAAAACTTAATAATGTACCCTTAGAACAGGCTTTGGATAAAATATGCAGCAATCTGTTATTGAGATACGAAATTGTCAGCAACAATATTGTGATCAAGAAAAACATAAAAGTTTCGGACATTGGTCAGGGTAAAATAAGCATTTCAGGAACTGTTTTTGGCGGTGATGACGGAATGCCGTTACCGGGTGTCGGAATCAAGGACAAAGATTCGGATGCAGCAGCTACAACAGATTTTGACGGAACTTTTAAAATTGAAATCAATTCGTCTGCAGCAGTACTTGTTTTTTCTTATGTAGGTTATGTTACGCAGGAAATAAAAGTAACACAAGCAGATAAAAACATAAAAGTAAAATTAGCGGCCGATATGAAACAACTGCAGGAAGTGGTTGTAATGGGATACGGAAGTGTTAAAAAGAATGAAGTTTTAGGATCTGTAGGAACCGTTTCGATGAAAGAAACCTCAAGCAGAACTTACAATAGTGCCGCAGAATTATTACAAGGAACAGTGGCGGGTGTTACCGTAATTAATAATGGTGGTGATCCAACTGCCGAACCTACGATTAATATCAGAGGTATAGGATCTTTGAACGCCGAAACACCACTGATCGTTTTAGACGGGATTATTTACAGCGGTTCTTTAAACACCTTAAATCCAAATGATATTGCTTCGATAAGTGTTTTAAAAGATGCTGCTTCGGCAGCCATTTACGGAGCAAGGGCTTCGGGAGGAGTTATTTTAATTACCTCTAAAAAAGGAGTTTCGGAACGTATTAACATCAACGTAAATTACCAGGGAGGCTTTCAAAACGTAGCTAAAAAGTTAGACGTTTTAAATGCGGCTGAATATGCAGATGCGATGAACACCGCCAGAGACAATGCAGGGATGCCGAGAATTCCGGCTTTTGATCCGGCTTTTGAACCAACAGCCAGAACTACAAAGACCAATTGGATGGATGAAATTTTCCGTACCGGCGAAATTCAGGATTTGTCTATTTCCGTAAATGGTAAAACCGAGAAGTCTAATTTCTTTATCTCAGGAAGTTATCGCAAAAACGAAGGAATATTGTTAAATACCTACGGAACCCGTTATACAGCAAGAGCCAATTCTTCTTTTAAACTGGCGCCAAATTTTACAGTGGGTGAAAACCTGTCATACTCCCTAACAGATGGTCAGGCTGCGAATACAACAAGTGGTTATACAGGAGCCATTTTAGCAGCGATTTTTTATCCGCCAAATGCTACGATCTACAGAGAAGACGGTTCAGGAAAGTTCGGAGGTGTTCCTGAAAAATATATAGGTTCTTATGGAGACGTAATCAATCCGGTGGCTTATTTAAAAAGACTGGACAACCGTAATCCGATCTCGACTGTTTTAATTAATCCTTATGCAGAATGGGAAATCGTATCGGGTTTAAAATTCAAATCGAACTGGGGATATACCAGAATTCAGAACAATGCAACCGATTTTGCGGTAAAAATAACAGAGCCGGGTAAAATATTTGATTTTAACCGATTAACAAAATCTTCTTCTACCACAACTGATTTGTTAAGTGAGCAGACGCTTTCTTACGAAAAATCATTAGGAAAACACAATTTTAAAGCATTGGCCGGATATACGTACCAACAAACTAAAAGAGATTTTTATACTGTGCAGGGAACTGGTTTTGATAATGAAGATCCATCACAGCGTTATTTGTTAAATGCTAAGTTAGTACAGCAGGTAGAAGCAGGGATGTCCGAAGAAATCATTTCTTCTTATGTAGGAAGGCTGAATTACGACTTTAATCAAAAATATTTGATTTCAGGAATTATACGCCGTGACGGTACTTCAAAACTAACTTCAGACAACCGTTGGAAAGTATATCCTTCTGTTTCTGCCGGATGGTTGATTTCTGAAGAGGGATTCATGAAAAGCATAGATCCGTTAGTAAGCAACTTAAAATTACGTGCAAGCTGGGGACAAATTGGAAACTTAGGAAATCTTGGACCTTACCAGTTTAGTGTGCCATTAACGCAGACACAAGCTTTAATCGGAAACAGTCCGGTAATCTCTTACGGTTATTCAGAGAGCGAATTGTCGAATCCTAATCTAAGATGGGAAAGTTCGGAACAAAGCAACGTAGGATTGGATTTCAGCATGTTTAACAATGCTTTGTCAGGATCTGTAGATGCTTATATTAAAACCAATAAAGACATGTTGGTTCGTGATCAGCTTCCTGGAGTTTCAGGAACGCCGTTAGGAAGAATCGTAAATTCGGGTAATGTTGAAAATAGAGGAATTGAAGCCAGTTTAACCTATCAAAAAACGCGTGGCGAATTCAAATTTGATGTAACAGCAAACGCCGCTTTTTTAAGCAATAAAATTGTTTCGATTAAAGACGATTTGACTTCCTTAGAGCCTTTAAACCTTAGCCGTGTTCGTAGTTTGCCTTTGGCTAATATCTATCAGGTTGGAAGCCCTGTTGGAGCATTTTACGGGTACTCGACAGACGGATTATTTCAAAGTAATGCCGAAGCAAAAGCTTATGTAAATGATAAAGGAGTAGTGTATCAGCCGAATGCAGTTGCCGGAGACATTAAATTTAAAGATGTAAACGGAGATGGTGTGATCAATAACAGTGACAGAGTAGTGCTTGGAAGTCCTTTTCCGAAAACGACCTTCAGTTTAAACACCAATTTCAGATACAAAGGATTTGATATGAACATCTTCCTTAGCGGAACAACCGGAAACAAAGTTTTTAATGCGGTAAAATATACAGGTCTGAATGCTTCTTTCCCGGGGTACAATTTATTAGCCGATTCTAAAAATGCATGGTCACCAACGAATACCAATACTAATATTCCGGTTCTTTCCTCAACTGACAACAATAATAATTTTGGAAGAATCTCTGATTTTTATATTGAAGATGCTTCTTTCCTGAGATTAAGAAACGTTTCGATCGGATATACAGTGAAAGAACAATGGCTGCATGGAAAAGCTAAACTTAGATTTTTTATCTCCGGGCAAAACCTATTTACCATTACCAATTATTCAGGAATGGATCCGGAAGTGGGACTTAAGAATTTCGGTTTAGACTTAGGAAAATATCCACTATCCCGTATTTATATGACAGGTGTCAACGCAACTTTTTAA
- a CDS encoding FecR family protein, translating into MPEKSHQDVKLFLEGKPSLNGEELWNNWYDHPEEIFDTIALITSDRSKLKKEIQNIKKRNKVISLPYRNWTVAASLLFVLSLSCFVYLSSLKTITRQYATKAGEHAKIVLSDGTQIWLNAGSHVKYPDTFKGDTREIYLRGEAFFDVAKDKKHPFIIHTDKMDTKVLGTSFNVQAYPDQTTQEVSVLTGRVNVKSTVTEENVYVTPGQKVVFKSHSNKLQAFKDIPMNSISLWRKHIIVFEDAPLPEVIATINRNYNVTVQIGNKNLNHLKISAYFKELPVGQVVTLVCNIINADYKIESGTYVIR; encoded by the coding sequence ATGCCTGAAAAATCACATCAAGATGTAAAACTTTTTTTAGAAGGTAAGCCTTCTTTAAATGGGGAAGAATTATGGAATAACTGGTACGACCATCCCGAAGAAATATTCGACACGATAGCATTGATTACATCAGACCGTTCGAAGTTAAAAAAGGAGATTCAGAATATAAAAAAAAGAAATAAGGTTATTTCTCTTCCGTATAGAAATTGGACGGTAGCAGCTTCTTTGTTATTTGTGCTCAGCTTGTCTTGTTTCGTTTATTTATCCTCGCTGAAAACTATTACCAGACAATATGCAACAAAGGCAGGGGAGCACGCTAAAATAGTTTTAAGTGATGGAACTCAAATATGGCTTAATGCCGGAAGTCACGTAAAATATCCTGACACTTTTAAAGGAGATACCAGAGAAATCTATTTAAGGGGAGAAGCCTTTTTTGACGTAGCCAAAGATAAAAAGCATCCCTTCATCATTCATACCGATAAAATGGACACCAAAGTACTGGGAACAAGTTTTAACGTGCAGGCCTATCCGGATCAGACTACTCAGGAGGTTTCGGTGCTGACGGGAAGAGTGAATGTCAAATCAACCGTGACTGAAGAAAATGTATATGTAACTCCCGGACAAAAAGTGGTTTTTAAATCGCACAGTAACAAACTCCAGGCGTTTAAGGATATCCCAATGAATTCAATTTCGCTATGGCGGAAACACATTATTGTTTTTGAAGATGCCCCTTTACCGGAAGTCATCGCAACGATCAATCGAAATTACAACGTAACTGTCCAGATCGGAAACAAGAATTTAAACCATTTAAAAATCAGTGCTTATTTTAAAGAACTTCCTGTAGGACAGGTTGTTACTTTGGTGTGCAATATTATTAATGCAGATTATAAAATAGAATCGGGGACTTATGTCATCCGTTAA